The proteins below are encoded in one region of Sporosarcina sp. FSL K6-1508:
- a CDS encoding thioredoxin family protein produces MKTEKDYFDEAISLEQYMDKMEKHKEESFRIYEQFEVPADDEFIELLKEKKPDILVITEDWCGDAMMNNPILRRIAEAANLDVRTAYRDADTDLIDKHLTNGGRSIPVYLLLNEKGEVEAKWGPRAAVIQEYVLELRKDLPAADSPDYKEKQKEFIERITAEYTSKPEHWLTVYDDIRKTFLPVLQKQA; encoded by the coding sequence TTGAAAACAGAAAAAGACTATTTTGATGAAGCCATTTCACTCGAACAGTATATGGACAAGATGGAAAAGCATAAGGAAGAAAGCTTCCGTATTTATGAGCAATTTGAAGTGCCGGCAGACGATGAATTCATCGAACTGTTAAAAGAAAAGAAACCGGATATCCTGGTCATTACGGAAGATTGGTGCGGAGATGCAATGATGAACAATCCGATTCTCCGACGGATTGCCGAAGCTGCGAATCTTGACGTGCGTACTGCATACCGTGATGCGGATACGGATTTGATCGATAAACATCTGACTAACGGCGGCCGATCAATTCCAGTTTATTTATTGCTTAACGAAAAAGGGGAAGTTGAAGCGAAATGGGGGCCGCGTGCAGCCGTTATCCAAGAATACGTTTTGGAGCTGCGCAAAGACTTGCCGGCGGCAGATTCACCAGACTACAAAGAAAAACAAAAGGAATTCATTGAACGGATTACCGCAGAGTATACATCTAAGCCTGAACATTGGCTGACAGTGTACGATGATATCCGTAAAACCTTCCTTCCGGTATTGCAAAAACAAGCGTAA
- a CDS encoding diacylglycerol kinase, whose product MKRARIIYNPTSGREAFRKHLGEVLEKLEQAGYETSCHATTCEGDATKAAKYAVESDFDLIIAAGGDGTLNEVIAGVSPFEKRPKVGLIPTGTTNDFARALRIPRDINEAVDIIIRGETIPVDVGIMNGRHFINIAGGGRLTELTYDVPSRLKTVLGQLAYYLKGIEMLPSIHSTHVKIEYDGEVFEDEAMMFLVGLTNSVGGFEKLAPDSSINDGKFTLLILKKCNIAEFIRVVSLALRGEHLDDPLVISTKAEKITVTSTEKVLLNLDGEYGGVLPAVFENLYRHIEMFVPTDELRKEDRIDLLDSPQEQ is encoded by the coding sequence ATGAAACGTGCACGAATTATTTACAATCCGACGTCGGGACGCGAAGCATTCCGCAAACACCTGGGTGAAGTTCTTGAAAAACTTGAACAAGCGGGTTACGAAACATCTTGTCATGCGACAACGTGTGAGGGAGATGCAACAAAAGCGGCTAAATATGCTGTAGAATCGGATTTTGACTTAATAATTGCAGCAGGCGGGGATGGCACATTGAATGAAGTCATTGCGGGCGTTAGTCCCTTTGAGAAGCGTCCTAAAGTCGGGCTCATTCCCACGGGAACAACGAACGACTTTGCACGTGCGCTGCGCATTCCCCGGGATATTAATGAGGCAGTGGATATTATTATCCGTGGAGAAACAATACCAGTCGATGTCGGCATAATGAACGGCCGCCATTTCATAAATATTGCAGGCGGCGGCAGATTAACCGAGTTGACATATGATGTGCCAAGCAGGTTGAAGACAGTGCTTGGCCAGCTTGCATATTATTTAAAAGGCATCGAGATGTTGCCGTCTATTCATTCCACTCATGTCAAGATTGAATACGACGGAGAAGTATTTGAAGATGAAGCGATGATGTTCCTTGTCGGCTTGACAAATTCAGTCGGTGGTTTTGAAAAGCTGGCGCCTGATTCGAGTATTAACGATGGAAAATTCACATTGCTTATCCTGAAAAAATGTAATATCGCAGAATTCATACGTGTTGTTTCGCTTGCTCTTAGAGGAGAGCATCTTGATGATCCGCTTGTCATTTCCACTAAAGCAGAAAAAATTACAGTGACATCAACTGAAAAGGTCCTTCTGAATCTAGACGGGGAATACGGCGGCGTATTGCCGGCAGTGTTTGAAAACCTTTACAGGCATATTGAAATGTTTGTTCCTACGGATGAGTTGCGGAAAGAGGATCGGATAGATCTGCTGGATTCTCCGCAAGAACAGTAA
- a CDS encoding NUDIX hydrolase, translating into MELKRKVLAYITKGEDAEREILVFEQKDFPEAGLQVPGGSIEEDELLIDALYREIEEETGINRDELVLKGKVNKTNYFPEHKNVIYERNIFHLTFIGEVHAGWDYRVKGGGKDDGMTFCHRWIPIDKLPELAADQDQAIEFI; encoded by the coding sequence ATGGAACTGAAAAGAAAAGTATTGGCTTATATTACAAAAGGGGAAGATGCCGAACGTGAAATCCTTGTGTTCGAGCAAAAAGACTTTCCTGAAGCCGGTTTGCAAGTGCCCGGGGGATCAATTGAAGAGGACGAGCTTCTGATAGATGCATTATATCGGGAAATCGAAGAAGAAACAGGCATTAACAGAGATGAGTTGGTGTTAAAAGGGAAAGTCAATAAAACAAATTATTTTCCTGAACATAAGAATGTCATATACGAAAGAAATATTTTCCACCTTACGTTCATCGGCGAAGTACATGCAGGATGGGATTACCGCGTAAAGGGAGGTGGCAAGGACGACGGTATGACTTTCTGCCATCGTTGGATCCCTATCGACAAGCTGCCGGAACTTGCTGCCGATCAAGATCAGGCAATTGAATTCATTTAA
- a CDS encoding cytochrome ubiquinol oxidase subunit I: protein MGNEEAVFFSRVLTETTLSFHIIYATIGVGVPLMIMIAQWVGIKKNDEHYILLARRWARGFIITVAVGVVTGTAIGLQLSLLWPNFMELAGNVIALPLFMETFAFFFEAIFLGIYLYTWDRFENQKKHFLLLIPVAIGASFSAVFITMVNAFMNAPRGFDIANGELINVNPLLAMFNPAMPTKVAHVVVTAYMTAAFVLAAIAAFRLLKGSNHEYHKKALYLTMKVGLVFAIAAAIIGDFSGKYLAEYQPEKLAAAEWHLETSENAPLIMYGILADGEVKYAIKIPYALSFLAHSSFTQEVTGLDQFPEDEVPPLYIHYLFDIMVTIGMWMTLLAAVFWFGMKRGWKMVSTKWFRWLIVLGGPLSIIAIEAGWWLAEVGRQPWILRGLMRTQDAATTSGHVDTMLVLFCLLYLVLGVGSVVVLRKMFRNNPVEREIEDRDSEKGGDVL from the coding sequence ATGGGAAATGAAGAAGCAGTCTTTTTTTCACGAGTTTTGACAGAAACAACCTTATCTTTCCACATTATTTACGCAACAATCGGTGTAGGCGTTCCACTTATGATTATGATCGCTCAATGGGTAGGCATAAAGAAAAATGACGAACACTATATTTTACTTGCACGACGCTGGGCGAGAGGTTTTATCATTACAGTTGCTGTTGGTGTTGTAACAGGAACAGCAATCGGTTTGCAATTATCATTATTATGGCCTAATTTCATGGAGCTCGCCGGAAATGTTATTGCACTTCCGTTATTCATGGAAACGTTCGCATTCTTTTTCGAAGCAATATTCCTAGGTATTTACTTATATACATGGGATCGTTTTGAAAATCAGAAGAAACATTTCCTATTACTCATTCCGGTTGCAATCGGAGCATCCTTTTCGGCGGTATTCATTACAATGGTTAACGCGTTCATGAACGCCCCACGTGGTTTCGATATCGCTAACGGTGAACTTATTAACGTCAATCCGCTCCTTGCGATGTTCAATCCTGCAATGCCGACGAAAGTGGCGCACGTTGTCGTCACGGCATATATGACGGCCGCGTTTGTACTTGCAGCAATTGCAGCATTCCGTCTACTGAAAGGATCGAATCACGAATACCATAAAAAAGCACTCTATCTTACGATGAAAGTCGGTCTTGTGTTTGCAATTGCTGCGGCGATTATCGGGGACTTCTCGGGAAAATACTTGGCCGAGTACCAACCTGAAAAACTGGCTGCCGCAGAATGGCATCTAGAGACAAGTGAAAATGCACCTTTGATTATGTACGGCATACTTGCAGATGGAGAAGTGAAGTACGCCATAAAAATACCATATGCATTGTCATTTCTTGCACACAGCAGTTTTACTCAGGAAGTGACCGGTCTGGATCAATTTCCGGAGGATGAGGTACCACCTTTGTATATCCATTACCTATTCGACATCATGGTAACGATAGGAATGTGGATGACCCTTCTTGCTGCAGTGTTCTGGTTCGGCATGAAGCGGGGCTGGAAGATGGTTTCTACCAAATGGTTCCGCTGGCTAATCGTACTTGGCGGACCCCTTTCGATAATAGCGATTGAGGCAGGCTGGTGGCTTGCTGAAGTCGGAAGGCAGCCGTGGATACTGAGAGGTCTCATGAGAACGCAGGACGCAGCAACAACGAGCGGACATGTTGACACGATGCTTGTCCTATTCTGCCTGCTGTACCTTGTGCTTGGAGTCGGCAGTGTCGTTGTACTAAGAAAAATGTTCCGCAACAATCCAGTTGAACGTGAAATTGAAGACCGTGATTCGGAGAAAGGCGGGGACGTCCTATGA
- a CDS encoding cytochrome d ubiquinol oxidase subunit II, with amino-acid sequence MTLEIIGITVLWTFLFGYILIGAIDFGAGFFNAYSTLTGSQRILTNIIQRYLSPVWEVTNVFLVFFFVGVIGFFPKTAFYYGTTLLVPVSIGIILLAIRGSYYAFETYGARGHKGYSFMYGLAGILIPASLSIVLTISEGGFIDMVGGNPVLDYWELFTSPLTWSIVVLSIAATLYISAVFLTWYANKARDMEATNLLRKYALIWALPTIITAGGIIFELRNHNPEHYSSIQNFWPMFLISFIMFIGTVWLIWKRRNYGLAFLLLVGQFAFAFFGYGASHYPYLLYPYLTIYDSFTNPAMAISLIVVFIMGLGLLIPSLYLLMRLFLFDKDYVRGKGDYHA; translated from the coding sequence ATGACACTCGAAATAATCGGCATAACCGTTTTATGGACTTTCCTGTTCGGTTATATACTTATCGGGGCCATTGACTTCGGTGCAGGTTTCTTCAATGCATACAGCACACTCACTGGTAGTCAGCGTATTTTGACTAACATTATCCAACGTTATTTATCACCTGTTTGGGAAGTGACGAACGTTTTCCTAGTGTTCTTCTTTGTCGGAGTCATTGGGTTCTTTCCAAAAACTGCATTTTATTATGGAACAACGCTATTAGTGCCCGTCAGCATAGGGATTATCTTGCTGGCAATCCGCGGTTCCTATTATGCGTTTGAGACGTATGGAGCGCGTGGACATAAAGGTTATTCTTTCATGTATGGTCTTGCTGGAATACTCATTCCCGCTTCGCTATCCATTGTTCTCACAATTTCAGAAGGCGGCTTTATCGACATGGTGGGCGGTAATCCTGTCCTCGATTACTGGGAGCTGTTCACCAGTCCGTTGACATGGTCCATTGTTGTTCTGAGTATCGCCGCAACGCTTTATATATCAGCTGTATTCCTGACCTGGTATGCGAATAAAGCCCGGGATATGGAGGCGACGAACCTACTTCGGAAGTATGCGCTTATCTGGGCGCTGCCGACGATTATCACGGCAGGGGGCATCATATTCGAACTCAGGAATCACAATCCAGAACATTACAGCAGCATCCAGAATTTCTGGCCGATGTTCCTTATTTCATTCATCATGTTCATCGGAACGGTTTGGCTAATTTGGAAACGTCGTAATTATGGATTGGCATTCTTACTGTTAGTAGGGCAATTCGCCTTCGCTTTCTTTGGTTATGGCGCGTCCCATTATCCGTATTTGCTTTACCCGTACTTGACGATTTACGACAGCTTCACGAACCCGGCCATGGCCATCTCACTCATTGTTGTGTTCATCATGGGACTTGGACTGCTGATTCCGTCATTGTATTTACTCATGCGTCTATTCCTGTTCGATAAAGATTATGTCCGCGGAAAAGGCGACTACCACGCTTAA
- the cydS gene encoding cytochrome bd oxidase small subunit CydS has product MTHFLMFYAPFIVLIGGLVAAFVIAPMDGAVKKQIENEK; this is encoded by the coding sequence ATGACTCACTTTCTAATGTTTTACGCACCCTTCATCGTCCTCATCGGGGGACTCGTCGCTGCGTTCGTCATCGCACCGATGGACGGGGCAGTCAAGAAGCAGATTGAAAACGAAAAGTAA
- the rlmD gene encoding 23S rRNA (uracil(1939)-C(5))-methyltransferase RlmD: MSFSVNRNDKLNVFIEDLTHDGSGVAKVEGYPLFIPGALPGEEVDIQVGKTLKNYGFARLLNITKASPDRVKPPCHVFSECGGCQMQHLSYEGQLVQKRKTVRDVIDRIGKLPHVPVHPVKGMDDPWRYRNKSQIPFSERDGKVVSGFYKSRTHHIVDTDVCIIQSHEADDLMAMLKYELHALGIDAYDEKTHLGLLRHLIVRKGRTSGEIMVVLVTRKKKFTQKDAAIELIKRVIPNVTSIMQNFNTERTNVIFGEETVLLYGKPVIVDSIGNIDFEISARSFYQVNPEQTEVLYGQALEYAQLTGNESVIDAYCGIGTISLFIAQKAKEVFGVEIVPQAIEDAKRNAELNDIDNAYFEAGPAEVVIPKWYADGKRFDVLVVDPPRKGCDEELLKTILEYKPKRVVYVSCNPGTLARDLRILEDGGYRTQEIQPVDMFPHSSHVECVAWLELE, from the coding sequence ATGTCTTTTAGTGTAAATAGAAATGATAAATTGAATGTTTTTATAGAGGATTTAACGCATGATGGTTCAGGTGTAGCGAAAGTGGAGGGCTATCCGCTCTTCATTCCAGGTGCGTTGCCAGGCGAAGAAGTTGACATCCAAGTAGGTAAAACGCTGAAAAATTATGGTTTCGCGCGGCTGTTAAATATAACAAAAGCATCACCTGACCGTGTAAAACCGCCTTGTCATGTGTTCTCAGAATGCGGTGGATGCCAAATGCAACACTTGTCATATGAAGGACAACTCGTACAAAAACGTAAAACAGTTCGTGACGTTATAGACCGCATTGGAAAATTACCGCACGTGCCTGTCCATCCAGTAAAAGGAATGGACGACCCTTGGCGCTACCGCAATAAATCGCAAATACCTTTCAGTGAGCGGGACGGCAAAGTCGTTTCCGGCTTTTACAAATCCCGTACACATCACATTGTAGACACAGACGTCTGTATCATCCAAAGTCATGAGGCAGATGATCTGATGGCCATGTTGAAATATGAATTGCATGCACTTGGCATAGATGCCTATGATGAAAAAACTCACTTAGGCTTGCTTCGGCACTTAATTGTCCGTAAAGGGCGTACCTCAGGTGAAATTATGGTTGTTTTAGTCACGCGTAAAAAGAAATTTACGCAGAAAGATGCAGCCATAGAGCTTATCAAACGTGTCATTCCAAATGTAACCTCCATTATGCAAAACTTTAATACCGAGAGAACGAACGTTATCTTCGGCGAAGAAACAGTTTTACTCTACGGTAAACCGGTCATTGTCGATTCAATTGGCAATATCGACTTTGAAATATCTGCACGTTCTTTCTATCAAGTGAATCCGGAACAAACCGAAGTTCTTTACGGACAGGCATTAGAATACGCACAGTTGACAGGAAACGAATCCGTCATTGATGCGTATTGCGGTATCGGTACAATCTCATTGTTCATTGCTCAAAAAGCGAAAGAAGTATTTGGCGTTGAAATTGTGCCACAGGCAATCGAAGATGCAAAGCGCAATGCTGAATTAAATGACATCGATAACGCTTACTTCGAAGCAGGTCCTGCTGAAGTTGTTATTCCAAAATGGTATGCAGATGGCAAACGATTCGACGTATTGGTAGTTGATCCACCGCGTAAAGGCTGCGATGAAGAATTGTTGAAAACGATTTTGGAGTACAAGCCAAAACGTGTTGTTTACGTATCATGTAATCCTGGTACGCTTGCACGAGATTTACGCATACTTGAAGATGGCGGATATCGCACGCAGGAAATACAGCCTGTTGATATGTTCCCACACTCCTCGCACGTGGAATGCGTAGCCTGGTTAGAATTAGAATAA
- a CDS encoding M48 family metallopeptidase produces MKVEIEDKIIKFDVQYGNRKKLSIHIDSFGFITVKAPKDTSKEMIVSAIESKSKRILEKIHEIEVAREIPKAREYHAQGKFLYLGKECFLHELIDSSELNEEILKRNLKKFYINSCRTIVGERIKIYQKQLKVKPKIIEIVESKAKWGSCSSDKKLTFNYRLAMAPIEVIDYVIIHELCHIHHMNHDRSFWRRVGSIMPDYKEKEEYLARHGQSMSL; encoded by the coding sequence ATGAAAGTTGAAATTGAAGATAAAATAATAAAGTTTGATGTTCAATATGGAAATAGGAAGAAGCTATCCATTCATATAGATTCGTTTGGTTTCATAACTGTCAAAGCTCCCAAAGACACAAGTAAAGAAATGATTGTCAGTGCGATAGAGAGTAAAAGTAAAAGGATACTAGAGAAAATACATGAAATCGAAGTAGCTCGAGAAATCCCTAAGGCAAGAGAGTATCACGCCCAAGGGAAGTTCTTGTACCTTGGGAAAGAATGTTTTCTTCATGAATTAATAGATAGCAGTGAGTTAAATGAAGAGATACTTAAAAGAAATCTTAAAAAATTCTATATCAATAGCTGTAGGACGATTGTGGGAGAACGGATAAAAATATATCAAAAACAACTGAAAGTAAAGCCTAAAATCATTGAAATAGTAGAGTCTAAAGCTAAGTGGGGAAGTTGTAGTTCAGATAAAAAGTTAACTTTTAATTATCGGCTAGCCATGGCCCCAATTGAGGTTATCGATTATGTGATAATTCATGAACTTTGTCATATACATCATATGAATCATGATCGATCATTTTGGAGACGTGTTGGAAGTATTATGCCGGATTATAAAGAGAAGGAAGAGTATTTGGCAAGGCATGGTCAGTCAATGTCACTTTAA
- a CDS encoding GNAT family N-acetyltransferase yields MIYKNSLDGISSDMLKGFFVDWPNPPNLQTHLLLLKKSSKSIIAMDDLTNQVVGFITAISDGVLSAYIPFLEVLPEYKNKGIGKELVNRMLKELADIYMIDLCCDDDLVPYYEVFGMTKANGMTLRNYRMQSGSLKNI; encoded by the coding sequence ATGATATACAAAAACTCACTCGATGGTATTTCTTCTGATATGTTAAAGGGCTTTTTTGTAGATTGGCCTAATCCGCCAAATCTACAAACTCACTTACTACTGTTAAAGAAAAGTAGTAAATCGATTATTGCGATGGATGATCTAACTAATCAAGTAGTTGGATTTATTACTGCGATAAGTGATGGAGTGCTATCTGCCTACATTCCATTTCTTGAGGTTTTACCAGAATACAAAAATAAAGGTATAGGCAAAGAATTAGTAAATCGGATGCTGAAAGAACTTGCTGACATCTATATGATTGATTTATGTTGTGACGATGACTTAGTTCCTTATTATGAAGTGTTTGGAATGACGAAGGCAAATGGTATGACTTTAAGGAACTATAGAATGCAATCTGGAAGTTTAAAAAATATATAA
- a CDS encoding LysE family translocator, with translation MNITSFLIYCFIVTVTPGPTNIDILSTVNNQGTKRAMQYTYGATIAFGLLLAISAMLNTMLITVIPKILIVMQIIGSVYMLYLAYQIYKMNTSKQTVNQTGTFMSGFLMQFLNPKVVTFTMTVFPSFILPYYTETFVVTISVIVITLIGFISFNIWVLFGTIFKNFLQNHKKVVNVIMALFLVYAAIMIWI, from the coding sequence ATGAACATTACATCCTTTTTAATATACTGTTTTATTGTTACTGTTACACCAGGGCCTACTAATATTGACATATTATCCACAGTTAATAATCAGGGGACAAAAAGGGCAATGCAGTATACGTATGGAGCAACAATCGCTTTTGGTTTATTACTTGCTATATCAGCTATGTTGAATACAATGCTTATAACGGTAATCCCCAAAATTTTGATCGTTATGCAAATAATCGGGAGCGTTTATATGCTCTATCTGGCCTACCAAATTTACAAAATGAATACATCAAAACAAACCGTAAACCAGACTGGTACCTTTATGTCAGGCTTCCTCATGCAGTTTTTAAATCCAAAGGTAGTAACATTTACAATGACTGTATTCCCTAGCTTTATTTTGCCCTACTATACGGAAACGTTTGTGGTGACAATAAGTGTTATAGTTATAACACTTATTGGATTTATATCATTTAATATATGGGTTCTTTTCGGGACAATCTTCAAGAATTTTTTACAAAATCATAAAAAAGTTGTTAATGTAATAATGGCATTATTTTTAGTTTATGCTGCAATCATGATATGGATATAG
- a CDS encoding AraC family transcriptional regulator: MDKFLYKKSAGITALSASLTDFMYKKHSHQEYAIGVTLRGIQEYNLEGSLQLSYQNGVMLFNPEQAHDGMAHDEEGLDYVMLYIEPQLLLEVIEKKDIVRFSTPIVYDNKIEQRVLSLSHAILCEKDEALCSELLLSLTDSLIQTTLSTDYRKDNALIRKAKDMLHTNLENVLKLDEICKELNLSKFQFIRLFKAHTGITPYQYFLNCKVERAKQLIVKSGDIYSAVAECGFFDLTHLNRHFKGVYGTTAFEYMSHMN, from the coding sequence ATGGATAAATTTCTCTATAAAAAATCGGCGGGTATTACTGCGTTGTCAGCAAGTCTTACTGACTTTATGTATAAAAAGCACTCCCATCAGGAGTATGCAATAGGTGTAACATTACGTGGTATTCAAGAGTATAACTTGGAAGGCAGTTTACAATTATCCTATCAAAATGGTGTTATGCTTTTTAATCCAGAACAGGCGCATGACGGAATGGCACATGATGAAGAAGGCCTTGATTATGTAATGCTGTATATTGAGCCCCAATTGCTTCTAGAAGTTATCGAAAAAAAGGATATAGTCCGTTTTTCAACACCCATTGTGTATGATAATAAAATTGAACAAAGAGTATTAAGTCTTTCTCATGCGATATTATGCGAAAAAGATGAGGCTTTGTGCAGTGAATTACTTTTATCTCTCACAGATAGCCTGATTCAAACTACTCTATCTACAGACTATAGAAAAGATAATGCTCTGATTCGAAAGGCAAAGGATATGCTCCACACCAACTTAGAAAATGTGCTGAAACTGGACGAGATATGTAAAGAGCTTAATTTATCGAAATTCCAGTTTATTAGATTGTTTAAGGCTCATACCGGAATTACACCATATCAGTACTTTCTTAACTGCAAAGTAGAACGTGCAAAGCAACTAATAGTAAAAAGTGGAGATATTTATTCGGCAGTAGCTGAATGTGGTTTTTTTGATTTAACCCATTTAAATAGACACTTTAAAGGCGTATATGGAACAACAGCATTTGAATATATGTCACATATGAATTGA
- a CDS encoding MBL fold metallo-hydrolase: MILIKDQLPILIDTGFGSEAKDTEQLIKEVGVSPEELHLIVNTHYHSDHVGGNFHLQKNYGVKIAAHKWEADLINSCDPEVCSAEWLDQPVGPYRVDIKLSDNDEISTGSRTLKVLHTPGHTLGHISLYEPEEEILICGDLFHRTDVGWLNIFREGVGSIQRSLESLDQLSKLRIQQAYSGHGPQIEDPSAAIDAARARFEKWLSMPEKVSWHACKRIFSFTLIIKNGLAKEEIDNYLLKCGWFQDFARYSFQLRPEEFIQILLDEMIRSGAASWHNNYLMASASYKVPQEKWMNKNIKPKDWKSQYFLTKKDS, encoded by the coding sequence ATGATCCTTATTAAAGATCAGCTCCCAATCCTGATTGATACTGGTTTTGGGAGTGAAGCGAAGGATACAGAGCAATTAATTAAAGAGGTTGGCGTTTCACCAGAAGAATTACACCTTATTGTGAACACGCACTATCATAGTGACCATGTAGGAGGCAATTTTCATCTTCAAAAAAATTATGGTGTTAAGATTGCTGCTCATAAATGGGAAGCTGATTTAATAAACTCATGTGATCCTGAAGTATGTAGCGCAGAATGGCTTGATCAGCCTGTAGGACCTTATCGGGTCGATATAAAGCTCTCAGATAATGATGAGATTAGTACAGGAAGTAGAACTTTGAAAGTTTTACACACACCGGGGCACACGTTAGGGCATATTTCTTTATATGAACCTGAAGAAGAGATATTAATTTGCGGGGATCTCTTCCATAGAACTGATGTCGGATGGTTAAATATCTTTCGAGAGGGTGTTGGATCCATCCAACGATCTTTAGAAAGTCTGGATCAGTTGTCCAAGCTTAGGATTCAACAGGCCTATTCAGGACATGGACCTCAAATCGAGGATCCTTCGGCTGCCATTGATGCAGCGAGAGCGCGATTTGAAAAGTGGCTCAGTATGCCGGAAAAAGTTTCTTGGCATGCCTGCAAGAGGATTTTTTCATTCACATTAATTATTAAAAATGGATTGGCAAAAGAAGAAATCGATAACTATCTACTAAAGTGCGGTTGGTTTCAAGATTTTGCCCGCTACTCTTTTCAGCTTAGGCCAGAAGAATTTATTCAAATCCTACTCGATGAAATGATTCGTTCCGGTGCAGCAAGCTGGCACAATAATTATTTAATGGCTAGTGCCTCATACAAAGTACCTCAAGAGAAATGGATGAATAAAAACATAAAGCCGAAAGATTGGAAATCTCAATACTTTCTTACGAAGAAGGATAGTTGA
- a CDS encoding hotdog domain-containing protein yields MPLKVGDIITFERTFTVRDVELFIEISGDEGIHHMTPDEQGRLVVQGLLTATLPTKVGGDYNVLARNMNFEFLRPVFTGDTIICEVEIEKYERQENNRTAIIATFLCRNQNEKEVLKGDFSGVIL; encoded by the coding sequence ATGCCGTTAAAAGTGGGAGATATAATTACGTTTGAACGGACTTTTACAGTAAGGGATGTTGAATTATTTATAGAGATTTCGGGTGATGAAGGGATTCATCATATGACCCCAGACGAACAGGGAAGACTTGTAGTTCAAGGGTTATTAACGGCAACTCTACCAACAAAAGTTGGTGGAGATTATAACGTACTAGCTCGTAATATGAATTTCGAGTTTTTAAGACCTGTGTTTACGGGAGATACAATAATTTGTGAAGTTGAAATCGAAAAATATGAAAGACAAGAAAATAATAGAACAGCTATTATTGCAACATTCTTATGTAGAAATCAGAATGAAAAAGAAGTATTAAAAGGGGATTTTTCAGGTGTGATTCTGTAA
- a CDS encoding alpha/beta hydrolase → MKTEKFIKTTLEVVGFPFTIANIYFNEKNKLSEIGDLVKVKDRVVHTIVSECEEATCTVILDAGLGCCSIDWYYIQPQLSKLCKVISFDRAGYGWSSATDKPYTSEDVVNDLSEILKKLQIKPPYILVGHSFGGLNMRLFASKYPDEVTSLILIDSVHENRYLSGEWGTVRRKIQRKSLRLFKFGYLTSGLGLPKLLKQPVGRRQLPEPYQKYIKYIGYHPNSYEAVYKEFLYSEQSAKQLINATPLNSELAVTIISSNNTDPTWVEQQKLLSNLTNNTFQIKTTTNHSIHLENPELIIDTISRAVKQLDDGMSTVLFANE, encoded by the coding sequence ATGAAAACCGAAAAGTTCATTAAGACTACATTAGAGGTAGTTGGTTTTCCATTTACTATTGCAAACATATATTTTAATGAAAAAAATAAGTTGAGTGAAATAGGTGATCTAGTAAAAGTAAAAGATAGGGTAGTGCATACGATTGTTTCCGAATGTGAAGAAGCTACCTGTACAGTAATATTAGATGCAGGGTTAGGTTGCTGCTCAATTGATTGGTACTATATTCAACCCCAATTATCAAAACTCTGTAAGGTAATCTCATTTGATAGAGCAGGCTATGGTTGGAGTTCTGCAACAGATAAACCATACACAAGCGAAGACGTTGTTAATGATTTATCGGAAATCCTGAAAAAACTTCAAATAAAGCCACCCTATATCTTAGTAGGACATTCCTTTGGAGGGCTAAATATGCGATTATTTGCTAGTAAATATCCAGATGAAGTAACATCGTTAATCTTAATTGATTCTGTTCATGAAAATAGATATTTGAGTGGTGAATGGGGCACCGTTCGAAGAAAAATACAACGGAAAAGTCTGAGGTTATTCAAGTTTGGTTATTTGACTAGTGGTTTGGGGCTTCCAAAGTTATTAAAACAACCTGTTGGAAGAAGGCAGCTTCCTGAACCGTATCAGAAGTATATTAAGTATATAGGATACCATCCAAACTCCTATGAAGCTGTTTATAAGGAATTTCTATACAGCGAACAATCTGCTAAGCAACTAATTAATGCCACACCACTGAATTCTGAATTAGCAGTAACTATTATAAGTTCGAATAATACAGACCCAACGTGGGTTGAACAACAAAAACTACTTAGTAATCTGACAAATAATACATTTCAAATCAAAACTACCACTAATCACTCAATACATTTAGAGAACCCAGAATTAATAATAGATACGATTAGCAGAGCTGTAAAACAATTGGATGATGGTATGTCAACTGTTCTATTCGCAAACGAGTAA